The window TTTCGGCATCGGGAATTCCGTGTTGGGAATTCAGCGCTGGGGATTTCCTTGTTGCGAGTTTGGCATCAGGATTTGGGCGCTGGGAATTGTTCCGGGCTGGGAATTCCGGGCCGGGGATTCACGGTCCCGCTCTCCCGCCGCAGGACGTACTCGGGCCCGTTCCGCACCATCACGGTGCGCGACACGATGTCGGACCTGCCGGAGATCCGGAACGGCGCCTCGGCGCTGGAGATCTCCTACAACGGCGAGCCGCAGTCGTGGTTCCAGCGCCAGATCCGCGGCTCCCAGTACCAGCCCATCCTCAGGGATCACATCTGCAAGGTGGGAGCGCGGATCCCAACGGATCCCAACGGATCCCAACGGATCCCAGCGCCGGGATCGGGGCGGGGCAGCGGCCCCGGGGCTTCCCGGCGTGGCCGCGCCCAAAATCGGGATGGGGGGAACCGCTGGGAATGGTGGTGTTGGGAATGGTGGAGGTTTGGGAATGGTGGAGGTTTGGGAATGGTGGAGGTTTGGGAATGGTGGTGGTTTTGGGAATGGTGGAGGTGCTGGGAATGGTGGTGTTGGGAATGGTGGTGTTGGGAATGGTGGAGATTTTGGGAATGGGGGAGGTGTTGGGAATGGTGGAGGTTTTGGGAATGGTGGAGGTTTGGGAATGGTGGTGTTGGGAATGGTGGAGGTTTGGGAATGGGGGAGGTGTCCAATATCCACTCATGGTGTCCAACACCCCCCAATGGTGTCCAACACCCCCCAATGGTATCCAACACCCCCAATGGTGTCCAACACCTCCAATGATGTCCAACATCCCCAATGGTGCCCAACACCTCCAATGGTGTCCAACACCCCCAATGGTGTCCAACATCCCCCAATGGTGTCCAACATCCCCCAATGGTATCCAACACCCCCAATGGTGTCCAACACCTCCAATGATGTCCAACATCCCCAATGGTGCCCAACACCTCCAATGGTGTCCAACATCCCCCAATGGTGCCCAACACCCCCAATGGTGTCCAACACCCCCAATGGTGCCCAACACCTCCAATGGTGTCCAACACCCCCAATGGTGTCCAACATCCCCCAATGGTGTCCAACATCCCCCAATGGTATCCAACACCCCCAATGGTGCCCAACACCTCCAATGGTGTCCAACACCCCCAATGGTGCCCAACACCCCCCAATGGTGTCCAACACCCCCCAATGGTGTCCAACATCCCCCAATGGTGTCCAACACCCCCAATGGTGCCCAACACCCCCCAATGGTGCCCAACACCCCCAATGGTGCCCAACACCCCCAATGGTGTCCAACACCTCCAATGGTGTCCAACACCCCCAATGGTGTCCAACATCCCCCAATGGTGTCCAACACCCCCCAATGGTGTCCAACGTCCCCCAATGGTGCCCAACATCCCCCAATGGTGTCCAACATCCCCCAATGGTGTCCAACACCTCCAATGGTGCCCAACACCCCCCATGGTGCCCAACACCCCAAATGGTGTCCAACACCCCCAATGGTGCCCAGCACCCCCAATGGTGCCCAACATCCCCAATGGTGTCCAACACCTCCAATGGTGTCCAACACCTCCAATGGTGCCCAACATCCCCCAATGGTGCCCAACGTCCCCCAGTGGTGTCCGACACCCCAATGGTGTCCAACACCCCCCAATGGTGCCCAACACCCCCAATGGTGCCCAACACCCCCAATGGTGTCCAACATCCCCCAATGGTGTCCAACACCCCCAATGATGTCCAACACCCCCCAATGGTGTCCAACACCCCCCAATGGTGCCCAACACCCCCCGTGGTGCCCCTCTCCCCCCGTTgtcccccgccccgcccgcgctgACGCCGTCCCGGCCTCGGCAGGACATGAGCGCGCTGGTGGCGGCGCGGATGCGGCACATCCCGCTGGCGCCGGGCTCCGACTGGCGGGACCTGCCCAACATCGAGGTGCGCCTGTCGGACGGCACCACCACCCGGAAGCTGCGCTACACCCACCACGAGCGCAAGAACGGCCGCAGCAGCTCCGGCGCCCTGCGCGGCGTCTGCTCCTGCGCCGAAGGTGGGTGGCGGAACCTCGGCGACCGCGTCCCCGGCCGGGCGGGTGTTGCCTTTTTTCCCGAAATTCCGGGGTTTTTcggtgggtttgttttgttgttttgttttttttttgttttgttttgttttttttttttgggtctTTTGTTTCCGGCGTTTCCCAGGGAAGCCGTGCGACCCGGCCGACCGGCAGTTCAACACCCTGATCCCGTGGTGCCTCCCGCACACCGGCAACCGGCACAACCACTGGGCCGGGCTCTACGGGCGCCTGGAGTGGGACGGGTTCTTCAGCACCACCGTCACCAACCCCGAGCCCATGGGCAAGCAGGTGGGGACGGGGAGGCGTTGCCAGAGGGTGGGGTTTGGTGGTGGTGGCCAATGGTCGTCGTGGTCCAAACCCATGGGTGGGGTTTGGTGGTGACCGATGGTCATTGTGGTCCAAACCCATGGGTGGGGTTTGGTGGTGGTGACCAATGGCCGTCATGTCCCAACCCATGGGTGGGGTTGGTGGTGGTGACCAATGGTCATCATGGTCCAAACCCCTGCGTGGGGTTGGTGGTGGTGACCAATGGTCATCGTGGTCCAAACCCATGGGTGGGGTTGGTGGTGACCAATGGTCATCGTGTCCCAACCCATGGGTGGGGTTTGATGgtccccaatgtccccgtgGTTGGGTTTGGTGCTCCCCaatgtccccgatgtccccaatGTCGGGTTTGGTGCTCCCcgatgtccccgatgtccccgtGGTTGGGTTTGGTgctccccaatgtccccaatgtccccatggTGGGGTTTGGTgctccccaatgtccccatgaTCCAATGGTTGGGTTTGGTGCTCCCcgatgtccccgatgtccccgtGGTTGGGTTTGGTGCTCCCcgatgtccccgatgtccccgaTGTCGGGTTTGGCGCTCCCCGATGTCCCCGACGTCGCCCGTGTCCCGACGGCGGCGCTGCGGTGGCCGTTGCAGGGCCGGGTGCTGCACCCCGAGCAGCACCGCGTGGTCAGCGTGCGGGAGTGCGCGCGCTCCCAGGGCTTCCCGGACACCTACCGCCTCTTCGGGAACATCCTGGACAAGCACAGGCAGGTCGGTGTGCCCCGGAGCCGCTGTCCCcttgtccccgctgtccccttgtccccgctgtccccacgCACCCTGGCCCTTTGTCTCGGCCTCTGTCGTCCCGTTTTCCCGGTGTCTTGTGTCCCGATGTCCTGAGTCCCAATGTCCCCCTTGTCCCCAATGTCCTGTGTCCCATTGCCCTgtgtcccaatgtccccattgtcctgtgtcccaatgtccccaatgtccccaatgtcctgtgtcccaatgtccccattgtcctgtgtcccaatgtccccattgtccccattGCCCTGTGTCCCGATGTCCCTGATGTCCTGTGTCCCaatgtccccgctgtccccattGTCCTgtgtcccaatgtccccaatgccCCCACTGTCCTGTGTCCCAATATCCCCACTGTCCTGTGTCCCGATGTCCCCATTGTCCTGTGTCCCAATGTCCCCGATGTCCTGTGTCCCATTGCCCTgtgtcccaatgtccccattgtcctgtgtcccaatgtccccattgtccccaatGTCCTGTGTCCCATTGCCCTgtgtcccaatgtccccattgtcctgtgtcccaatgtccccattgtcctgtgtcccaatgtccccaatgtccccattgCCCTGTGTCCCATTGTCCCCGATGTCCTGTGTCCCATTGCCCTGTGTCCCAATGTCCCCCTCATCTCCAATGTCCTGTGTCCCGTTGCCCTGTGTCCCCATTGCCCTgtgtcccaatgtccccaatgtcctgtgtcccaatgtccccattgtcctgtgtcccaatgtccccattgtccccattGTCCTGTGTCCCAATGTCCCCCTTGTCCCCATTGTCCTGTGTCCCGATGTCCTgtgtcccaatgtccccattgtccccactGTCCTGTGTCCCATTGCCCTGTGTCCCCATTGCCCTGTGTCccaatgtccccactgtccTGTGTCCCGATGTCCCATTGTCCCATATCCATTGTCCCATTTTTCCCAGTGTCTGTTGTCCCACTGTCCCCATTGTCCCTGTGTCTCCTGTCCCCTGTGtctgctgtcccctgtcactctgtcccctctgtccgtgttccctgtgtccctgtcccatccctgtccgttgtccctgtccctctgtcccctctcccacaCCCTCTGTCCTccatgtcccctgtccctgtgtccctctgtccccatgtccccatgtcccctgtccccatgtcctgcTGTCCCCCCAGGTGGGCAATGCGGTGCCACCTCCCCTGGCCAAGGCCATCGGGCTGGAGATCAAGGCCTGCGCTGTGGCCAAACTGCGCCAGGACACGGCCGGTGAGTGACCGccccgcggtgtccccgcggtgtcccctcggtgtccccgcGGTGTCACCTCGttgtcccctcggtgtcccctcggtgtcccctcgGTGTTCCCTCGGTGTCCCCGTggtgtcccctcggtgtcccctcggtgtccccgcggtgtcccctcggtgtcccctcggtgtcccctcggtgtcccttcggtgtcccctcggtgtcccttcggtgtccctgtggtgtccccacGGTGTCCCTTCGGTGTCCCCACAATatccccacagtgtccccatggtgtGCCTGTGGTATCacctcactgtcccctcactgtcccctcactgtcccctcactgtcccctcactgtcccctcatTATCCCCTCATTGTCCCCTCATTGTCCCCTCattgtcccctcactgtcccctcgctgtcccctcagtgtcccctcattGTCCCCTCATTATCCCCTCattgtcccctccctgtcccctcactgtcccctcggtgtcccctcactgtcccctcactgtcccctcattatcccctcactgtcccctcattatcccctcactgtcccctcattatcccctcgctgtcccctcagtgtcccctcattatcccctcagtgtcccctcgctgtcccctcactgtcccctcatTATCCCCTCATTATCCCCTCAttgtcccctcgctgtcccctcagtgtcccctccctgttGTCCCCAGGGCCGCTCATGGCGCCGCTGGAGCCGATGGACGCGTCCGGCTGAGCCCTCGGACACCGGGCGGAGCCCGGGGGGCCGGAGGGGGCGGCTTGGCTGATTTGGGGATTGGTTtgccttttgctttgctttggctttttttttttttttcttttatttccttttttttttcccgcctccttttccctcttctttttttttttcccctctttttttctctgctcctttcctcccctttttttatttttcccccttctttatatcccttgcttttttttctctccttttttcccctctttttcccttttttaaccTCTTACTTTCcccttgaattttttttttttaaaaaaattctccccccaccttttttttttccacccccccggcttttcttcttctttttacaatttttttttttatttttcctgtttgcctttcgtttattttttatttttttttttttaattctcctcTCTCCACACTCTCTGTGCTGATTCAGCCTCCCCTCAACCCCCTcagggcccggccccgctcccccgtTTTTATCGCATTGTACCgaacccccccacccccgcgGCCGCTTTGTACAAGTTGGAACTCGATACTTTATGTAGTTTTTATATGTTGTaatatttcttcaaataaatcGCGCCTATAAGTTATAAACAATTCTCTCCCGCCGCGCTACGAGTAGGCCGCAACCCTCATGGCGGCGTTGCTTAGCAACCGCTTCCCGCCATGCCCCGCGCGCGGCCCTTTCCCGCGTCCTCCCCGCCGGAAGTGACGCGCGCGGGCCGGAAGTGGCGCGCGGCCTTTCCCGTGTGGCGGCGTGAGGGCGGCGGAGGCGATGCCGACCGGGGACTACGAGTgagggcgggagcggcgggaaGGGCGCCGGGAAACGGCGCTGGGAGCCGGCAGCGGGGACGAGAACCGGCAGcgggggcgggagcggggctgggggtgcggcgggagcggcgggggggCGTGGAGGGGGCATCGGGCCTGAGGCGATGTGAGGGGAGCGGCGaggggaccgggaccgggattGGGAACCGGGATCGGAATCGGGGACCGGGAATCGGGGCGCGGGGTCTGGGATCCGGGAGCGGGGCCACGGCGGTGCCCCGGGGTCGGGCGGACCCGGTTGGGTGTCTCGGATGGTCCCGGTTTGATGTCCCAGAGGTCCCGGGGGCTTCGGGCGGGGCTGTGGCCGTGAGGGGAAGGGGGCGGTGAGGGAGGGGACCCTGAGGGGACACGGGACGGGAGAGCgacacagggaggggacacagggacctGAGGGGACCCTGAGaggacacagggaggggacagcaggaccctgaggggacaccgggacctgaggggacacagggaggggacaggaggggacacggacctgaggggacacagggaggggacaggaggggacacagggacctGAGGGGACCCTGAGaggacacagggaggggacacagggatctgagaggacacagggaggggacaggaggggacacagggacctGAGGGGACCCTGAGAGGACACAGGGATctgagggtggcacagggaggggacaccaggaccctgaggggacacagggcaCAGGACGGGACCctgaggggacaccgggacctgaggggacacagggaggggacaggaggtgacacagggacctTAGTGGACACaaggaggtgacacagggacctgagggtggcacaggcaggggacaggaggggacaccgggaccTGAGGGGaccctgaggggacacagggaggggacacagggacccTCAGGGGACACGGGCACAGGGACGctgagggtggcacagggaggggacacagggaccctcaggggacacgggcacagggactgagggtggcacagggaggggacaccgggacctgagggtggcacagggaggggacaccgCGACCTGAGGCCGTCCTGTCTCCGCAGCTCCAAGCCCAGCTGGGCTGACCaggtggaggaggaaggaggagaggatggtgagtgacacctggggacacctggggacacctgtcAGGGGTGCCACCTGTGTCCTTGGGGACAAAGAGCTGTTGAAAGGGTTGGGCAAGGCTGGGGTGACTTCCCCAGGTGTGGGGCTGGTTCTGGGTTACCTGagcccaggtgtggggctggTTCTGGGTTACCTGAGCCCAGGTGTGGGGTTGGTTCTGGGTTACCTGAGCCCAGGTGTGGGGTTGGTTCTGGGTTACCTGagcccaggtgtggggctggTTCTGGGTTACCTGagcccaggtgtggggctggTTCTGGGTTACCTGAGCCCAGGTGTGGGGTTGGTTCTGGGTTACCTGagcccaggtgtggggctggTTCTGGGTTACCTGAGCCCAGGTGTGGGGTTGGTTCTGGGTTACCTGAGCCCAGGTGTGGGGTTGGTTCTGGGTTACCTGagcccaggtgtggggctggTTCTGGGTTACCTGagcccaggtgtggggctggTTCTGGGTTACCTGAGCCCAGGTGTGGGGTTGGTTCTGGGTTACCTGAGCCCAGGTgaccccaggtgtcccccagACAAGGTGATCACCAGCGAGCTGCTGAAGGATCTGCCCCTGCCCGGGGTCCTGGGAGGCCCCTCCAGCGCCGAGGCCGAGCTGCTCAAGGGAGGTGAgagacacacctgggacacacctgggacacacctgggacacacctggggacacacctggggacacacctgggtcacacctgtccctgtccccagggcccCTCCCGTCCCCCAAGGAGATCGTCAATGGCAACATCAAAACCATCACCGAGTACCGCGAGGAGGAGGACGGGCGCAAGGTCAAGGTGAGCTCAGGTGGCACCTGAGCCCCAAATTCTGCACCTCTGAGCCCCAAATTTGGCACCTGAGCCCTGAATTCGGCACCTCTGAACCCCAAATTTGGCACCTTTGAACTCCAAATTTGCCTCCTGAGGTGATCCAGGTAACtcaaatttgggggttttgggggctcAGGCTTTTCCAGGAATTCccaaatttgggggttttgggcTCAGGCTTTTCCAGGAATTCccaaatttgggggttttgggcTCAGGCTTTTCCAATAATTcccaaatttggggtttttgggggctCAGGCTTTTCCAGGAATTCccaaatttgggggttttgggcTCAGGCTTTTCCAAGAATTCccaaatttgggggttttgggcTCAGGCCCTCCAGGGTGACCCCAAATTCAGTTTTTTGGGGGATCAGGTGTTCCAAGAACTCCGGAATTTTTGGGCTCAGGTTTTtccaggaattcccagatttggggggatttttggggtttcccAGCCCCAATCCCGCGTTTTTCCCGTTCCCAGATCATCCGAACGTTCCGGATCGAGACCCGCAAAGCCTCCAAGGCCGTGGCCAGGCGCAAGGTGAGGGGAGAAACGGGATTGgcctgggattgggaatgggaaaaacGGGATTGacctgggattgggaatgggaaaaaacgggaaaaatgggaaaaatgggattgacctgggattgggaatgggaaaaatgggattgacctgggattgggaatgggagaaacaggaaaaatgggattggcctgggattgggaatggggaaaatgggaaaaaatgggattgggaatgggaaaaacGGGATTGgcctgggattgggaatgggaaaaacGGGATTGacctgggattgggaatgggaaaatcgggaaaaatgggattgggaatgggaaaaatgggattggcctgggattgggaatgggaaaaacgggaaaaatgggattgacctgggattgggaatgggaaaaatgggattggGAAAAACGGGATTGacctgggattgggaatgggaaaaacaggaaaaatgggattgggaatgggaaaaatgggattggcctgggattgggaatgggaagaAGGGGGTTGattcccctggcacaggtgaCTCCCGTGGGCACGGGGATGCCATTCCCACATTTTCCCCCTTCCCGTggtttttcccaggattttcaggctcctttccctctttttccctccccccagaACTGGAAGAAATTCGGGAATTCCGAGTTCGACGCCCCCGGGCCCAACGTGGCCACGACGACCGTGAGCGACGACGTCTTCATGACCTTCATCACCAGCAAGGAGGTGGGGACGGGTGGGACACGGGTGGGACACAGGTGGGACACAGGTGGGACACAGGTGTGCTGAGGTGTGACACAGGTGTGTGACACAGGCGTGTGCAGGTGTGCCCCtgatgtgtccctgtccctgggagctCTCAAGGAGTTCCAGGTGTGTCCCTGAgccaggtgtccccagctgtccccaggtgcccccaggtgtccccaggtgccctCAGGTGTGCTCAGGTGCCCCCAGCTGTCCCTAGGtgcccccagctgtccccagctgcccccagctgtccccaggtgcccccagctgtccccaggtgtccccaggtgtcccaggtgcccccagctgtccccagctctccccagctgtccccaggtgtccccaggtgcccccaggtgcgCTCAGGTGTGCCCCCCTGTCCCGCAGGACCTGAActgccaggaggaggaggacccCATGAACATCCCTGGGTGTGCCCCACTcccacctgtccccaggtgcccctaggtgtgcccaggtgcccccaggtgtgctcaggtgtccccagctctccccaggtgcccccagctgtccccaggtgcccccaggtgtccccagctgtccccaggtgtccccagctgcccccagctgcccccaggtgtccccaggtgcccccaggtgtgcccaggtgtccccagctgtccccaggtgcccccagctctccccaggtGCGCTCAGGTGTGCCCCCCTGTCCCGCAGGACCTGAActgccaggaggaggaggacccCATGAACAAGCTCAAGGGGCAGAAGATCGTCTCGTGCCGCATCTGCAAGGGCGACCACTGGACCACGCGCTGCCCCTACAAGGACACGCTGGGGCCCATGCAGAAGGAGCTGGCcgagcagctggggctgtccaCGGGCGAGAAGGAGAAACTGCCCGGGGGTACGAACCCCAAATCCCGCtttttttgggaattctggggaatttttcctgattttcccctGTTTTCGTGTGATGCTGTGAGCGGTGGTGGCCCCGTTGTTGTTGTGGTggccccgctgtccccgtgGTGGCCCCGTGGTGTCCCCGtgtgggaggagcagctggggctgtccaCGGGCAAGAAGCAGAAACTTCCCAGGGGTGGGAACccaaaaatccaattttttGGGAATTCTGGGGAATTTTCCCTGATCTTTCCCCGTTTTTGTGTGGTTACGTggccccggtgtccccgtggtGTCCCCGTGGTGGCCCCGTGGTGGCCCCGTGGTGGCCCCGTGGTGGCCCCGTGGTGGCCCCGTgcgggaggagcagctggggctgtccaCGGGCGAGAAGCAGAAACTTCCCAGGGATAGGAACCCCaaatttccaggatttttgggggaatttgggggaattttcccctgatttttttttcctcctgatttttcccccattttcctCTGAGGTCACAGGGGTTGGGGTCTCACCTGTGCTcccacctgtccctgcctcctttacctgtcccctcccctgtccccatgtgtccctcacctgtccctcccctgtccctcacctgttctcacctgtccctcacctgtccccacctgtccccacctgtccctcacctgtccccatgtgtccctcacctgtccctcacctgtcctcacctgtccctcacctgttctcacctgtccctcacctgtccccacctgtccctgtccctcacctgtccctcacctgtccctcccctgtccctcacctgtccccacctgtccctcacctgtccctcacctgtccctcacctgtccccacctgtccctcacctgtccccatgtgtccctcccctgtccctcacctgtccctcacctgtccctcacctgtccccatgtgtccctcacctgtccccatgtgtccctcacctgtccccatgtgtccctcacctgtccctgtccctcacctgtccctcccctgtccctcacctgtccccatgtgtccctcacctgtccctcacctgtccctcccctgtccctcacctgtccctcacctgtccctcccctgtccctcacctgtccctcacctgtcccctcacctgtccctcacctgtcctcccctgtccccccgTGCAGAGCCGGAGCCGGTGGCGGCCCAGGTGAGCAAGACGGGCAAGTACGTGCCGCCCAGCCTGAGGGACGGCGCCAGCCGGCGCGGGGAGTCCATGCAGCCCAACCGCCGCGGTGAGcgcacctgggcacacctggggggGAGACACACACCTGGGCAcgcctgggacacacctgggcacacctgggtgGGGAGAGACACACACCTGGGGGAGAGAAAcgcacctgggacacacctgggggggAGAGAAACACACCTGGGGGAGAGaaacacacctgggcacacctggggggGAGAGAAAcgcacctgggcacacctgggtgGGGAGAGACACACACCTGGGGGGGAGAGAAACACACCTGGGTGGGGAGAGAAACACACCTGGGGGGGAGAGaaacacacctgggcacacctgggtgGGAGAGAAACACACCTGGGGGGGGAGaaacacacctgggacacacctggggggcacctgggcacacctggggggGAGAGAAACACACCTGGGTGGGGAGAGaaacacacctgggacacacctggggggaGAGAAACACACCTGGGTGGGGAGAGAAAcgcacctgggacacacctgggggggAGAGACAtgcacctgggcacacctggggggGAGAGAAACACACCTGGGTGGGGAGAGaaacacacctgggacacacctggggggaGAGAAACACACCTGGGTGGGGAGAGaaacacacctgggacacacctgggggagAGAAACACACCTGGGGGAGAGAAACACACCTGGGGGGAGAGAAACACACCTGGGGGGGAGAAACACACCTGGGTGGGGA of the Hirundo rustica isolate bHirRus1 unplaced genomic scaffold, bHirRus1.pri.v3 scaffold_270_arrow_ctg1, whole genome shotgun sequence genome contains:
- the EIF3G gene encoding eukaryotic translation initiation factor 3 subunit G isoform X1, with the translated sequence MPTGDYDSKPSWADQVEEEGGEDGDPRCPPDKVITSELLKDLPLPGVLGGPSSAEAELLKGGPLPSPKEIVNGNIKTITEYREEEDGRKVKIIRTFRIETRKASKAVARRKNWKKFGNSEFDAPGPNVATTTVSDDVFMTFITSKEDLNCQEEEDPMNKLKGQKIVSCRICKGDHWTTRCPYKDTLGPMQKELAEQLGLSTGEKEKLPGEPEPVAAQVSKTGKYVPPSLRDGASRRGESMQPNRRADDNATIRVTNLSEDTRETDLQELFRPFGSISRIYLAKDKTTGQSKGFAFISFHRREDAARAIAGVSGFGYDHLILNVEWAKPSTN
- the EIF3G gene encoding eukaryotic translation initiation factor 3 subunit G isoform X2 gives rise to the protein MPTGDYDSKPSWADQVEEEGGEDDKVITSELLKDLPLPGVLGGPSSAEAELLKGGPLPSPKEIVNGNIKTITEYREEEDGRKVKIIRTFRIETRKASKAVARRKNWKKFGNSEFDAPGPNVATTTVSDDVFMTFITSKEDLNCQEEEDPMNKLKGQKIVSCRICKGDHWTTRCPYKDTLGPMQKELAEQLGLSTGEKEKLPGEPEPVAAQVSKTGKYVPPSLRDGASRRGESMQPNRRADDNATIRVTNLSEDTRETDLQELFRPFGSISRIYLAKDKTTGQSKGFAFISFHRREDAARAIAGVSGFGYDHLILNVEWAKPSTN